The nucleotide sequence AGCAACCACTGAACACCATTGCTGTCCAGATCACGGGTTTAAATGGTGACATAGGCCTGCTGTAAGACATGTTGTCATATCTGAAGTTTGGATCCCAAAATTTCATGGtttaaatttcatatttttctacCACGTAACTGAAATCAATCACCCATTGCCAAAGCACCCACCTCCTCTTTCCCACCACTCCTCCAATCCTGCCAAGCCAAGCAGTAggaagcagtgccagcagcatgGAAAACATGCAGGTTGTAACCAGACCACAGAGAGTGGGTTTCTTACCTCTGTCACTCCATCTAACAGCCTTCCCAACACATCTCTCCTTTTTAGCTTGGCCCTCTCCATGGCCTCCAGCTTCACGATAACGGCATCGATCTTGGAGACAATACTGCCGATGGAGTGCTCCATGCGATCCACCCGCCTCATGAGTCTGAGGGCAACAAGTGGGAGCTTCAGTGACTCACACATTGCCCGGTCAGCACTGTTCTAGCATGTCAACACACAGAGCATACAAGGATGAGACACTGCTGTTATCCAAGCACGCTTCTGACTTCCCACAAACCAGTCCTACTGTCCAGGAGGGACAAGGTACAGTGCAGCAAGAAAGTAAAACGGGGGCAAagcacatggggaaaaaaagtacatCTTGCAGTCTGCTTTCACTGCTCTTAGGGCATCATCACGAAAATTTGTTGGTTCCAGTTACACAATTCTTTATTCAGCTAGTGCTgctgtaattaattaatatgGAGATCTATCATTTTGGACAAAATACACACTCATGAGTAACTTAATCTTATTAAAAACAACCATTGAAGATCTCACTGAACCTAAAATAAACTCAAGGTTTTACTACttaaaaaagtcttttctggCATTATTGTAACATGACCCTTTTCTTTGACTTTTCAATGACAAGGTCTTACGGACAGGGGTTTTGTTGCtggtttattgttttgtttttctgattttctattttctaaCCAACTCCCATGAAGCTCTCTAAGGCACCTCCAGTTCAGTTATTATTTGAAAGCTACTAAAAGGAGTGACTTACGCACAACAAAATCCTAACACTtgcttttattaataatttgcTTAATATCAAGGAGAGAATACTATATaaccaaaagaagaaaacccacaatgaaaaaaaaaacccaaccaaagcCCACCATGCAgatttttccccctcagaagGATAAACTTACACTTGGAACTCTTCATAGGAAACACCACTAGAgctgctgcccctcctcctggagctgtgcccGCTgtcttcatcctcatcctcctcggAGTCATCCAAGCTCCGTGGGAAGCTGCGGCTGCTCAGAGGACGTGGCAGAGAGCTCCTCTCCAGATCCAGATCCTCCTTTGTGAAAAcgcaagagagagagaagatgtAAAAACTTTCACCTGTACATGGGGCATGGTGGTGCCAAGGTCAAAGACTTCCTGCCCTCTATCAGCTCCCCTGTGCCTTTTTATAGTTCTGCTCACACAGCCAGGAACGACAGCAAAAGTGAAGGGAGACAAGAGGATTCCTCTGAGGCAGGAAACCAGCACAGGGCGCAGACTGGCAGACAGTGCTGGTGGAACACCTGTCCTAGTGCTGAGCTCaccctctccttttccaggtCATCTCTCATCTGCTGATGTTCATGCTCCGTCAATTCCTGGTCCCCATCCTGGTCATATTTGGTAAATATTGCTTCGATCTCTGCATCTGTGTGCCCCTTCCTGAAAAGGCAGTAAAAGCAGTTCCTttactttccatttttcagATGCTGAAAGAATTCTGTGCATTAGAAAACACCTCACTTCAGACAGACTTTCATCCTGAAGACAAAGACATCCCATCATTGCCTATAAATTCACAACACTGATAAAAACCCCTCAGTCCTCACCTTTCATTAGTTAAAGCACCAATCTTCCCTGCACTGAACCTTTCTCCTTCACAGCTCCCATCTATATCTCCTTGATTTGTACCCTTGCCTTGGACTCCTGACTGTCCACAAAGTCCTGCAGTGGTCTGACAGAAACATTACCATTTCCTCCAAGGCCTTAGGTCTCTGCTTCCTCAGAGATTTCTGTAGttttctccccaaaacacagaggTTGGGCCCCAGAGCTCCAAATCCTTTCTCTGGTGTGGGATGCCAATGCCAGCCATAGTGCAGAGAATAGTACTCTGCTGTGTGACTTTATCCACATTAGTGTACTTTTGCTAGAGGAAAATCACATCAAAAACTTAACATCACATGTCCCTGGGGATACTATTCGAGGTAAGAAGTAACAACTCCCCTACCCTTTGAGATCCTGCCGGAGCTCATCAAAATTGAGTTTTCCTCCACCTTGTCTCAGACTTTCTGAAATGTCATCAACAGTAGTTTTCTTCAATTTAAGTTTGATCATGGCTTTGTTGTAGCCCTAAAAGAGAACGTgaaattttgttgtttctcaTGAAATGAGATTTCTAATAGCTTTTTTGATTACAAAAATCAGCCACTGTACACtctcatttcagtgttttcagtgtGATCATTCAAGGCAAAGTCTCATATGACTGAAATACATTGTGATGGGAAGTTTGCACTCATTTAATTTACACTCAGATCAATTTGTTTTAACTGAGATGTGCACTCTCACTAGCTGCTGCCAGCTTTACTTTGTACAGTTTATATTGTGTTTTATGAAATAAGTTCAGATGTGAGGAATAAGAtgtcaaacaaataaaacattacaTTCACCTTCCTGATAAGGTCAGACAGTTCCATTTCAGCCTTCTGTTGTGCCATATCTGATTTGACTTCAGAGTAGGTATCATTGATAATGGCCAAAAACATGTTCTGTTcatgagagaaaacaaaaattttgaaatttgaaatttcaACAAGACTGAGCCCAACTACTTCTATGACCTTCTCGTGCAGGCATTTAtatgaattttgttttaaaaggccAGAAGAAAATTGTagtctgtttaaaaagaaactaaCATCCAGAGCTTGATATTGAAATATGACATGATGCAGTATAACAACTTTTAATCAACATTACTGGTTATTAACATAACTGGAGAATTACTTTCCACAGAGGGTTCACAGCTACACGCAGCAGTGGCAGTAAACCCTGCAAGGCCAAATTTACACAGCTAACAAATGTAAATTAATCCAGGCAACACAGCTGGCAACAAAAATGCCTGAGGAATCAAGTTAACTATTCATCCCATAATAACCAGCACAAACAAAAGGTTCTTATCTAGTTACAACTCTGCTTGCATTTCAGACTAAAGATAAAAGCGAAAAGCTTAAAATCAGGCACTTGGCATTTATGGCATCAACTCTAAAAAGAGATCTTTCTTgttcagagaaaggagaaaatattggTCTCACTAACCCTGTGCCAAGCATGTAACTTAATCAAACCATGCTGTCTTTACTGAAAGGCTCCTGCTGGACATGGAGTAAACATGACTGAATTGCAAATTGGATATTCACATCCAAAAAGAGTAACTAAATTTACTGGCACATTCAGTGCAGAAAGGCAGTGttctctcctctgttttctcATGGACTTTGGAACAATCTTTCAGTGCTGTATCTTTATGCATTCATGCCCAACACCAGAGAAGTAAGAGGTAACTTGACAACTCACTATTATGCTACTTTTTACTGCTATTTTGCCCAACTTTAAGAGTTGGTGCTTTCGGCCCATCTTCCCTAACTTAATTTCCAGGTCTCAGACCAGTCTCAAGGAACTTACATCAACATTTAATTCAGGCAAAATGAGAGGCTTTACAGATATTTGTGGGagtgtgttttgctttggttcagtccgggtctcccctcGAGTTTTGTACCTTTGTATCTACCCAGTTTGTATCCTCCCAATTTTCTGCCAATTACCCCATTTCCCACCTTTGTCTCCTCCCTGGCCCTTGCCAATTGTGCTGGCACCCCTCCCaggcttctagaaagttctggcaggggcatCGTGTGATTGGCTAGGGGAAAaagatccctcccttcctctcccatggTTGGTTCCCTGATACGCCTTTCACCCTGTTCACCacacccttcccttctcctATTGGTTCCCTCCCATGTTACCACCCACCCATAAAGCCTCCTGCAGATGCCTTCGGAGCTCGCTCCGAactgggcatccctgggaggTGGGACCTCGCGTCCGAGGCTCAATAAACTTCCCAGATTTAACCCAGTTCTGagtctgcctcctccctccatcGCTCGCCTCCATCCCggcggtcctgtggaaggacccacgagccagacctctggtctcccggagtccggaggctggcccccgcagcctGCTGCGTCCGGAGCTGACCGGGCTGAGTGGGATCCACTCCAAGGGGATGCAGAGGCAGCTATtaataaacacacaaataatACTGAGTATTTTGGATAACCTGCTCTGACTTCACCTTCCAGTGCTTTTCTGTtgccctttaaaaaaagaaacatttctttcccttgctgGACACTAGACTCTGTTCCTCTGGAATGTATGAGGTGCtacaaagcaaacaggaaaCCTGCTTCATGTGCACCTTTGGCCAGAGTGACCCACATGTTATCTTCCCACTGACTCCTGGTCCACCTCACTGAACACTTAAAATTCTCTGCTTCCTTACTAGTGAACATCCAAGATGATGtctttcccacaaaaaaaaaaaaaatctgaatgcCATTCCTCCTCATCTCAAATAGTAATAAAAAGCTGCACTAGGTATAAGGGTCActaaataacataaaaaattatCATGATACAGGACTGCTGTACAGTTTTAAGGTTAGTAAAATCCTGCATTTATCCTTGCCAGATAACAGAGTATACAAAAGATGAGTACTCAATTACAACACACTCCCTGATTTATTAGTCAATAAGGTCATAAAGTCCACATACTGCCTCTCAGGTAAGCTGAGCTTCCTAAATCCTATTTGAAAAGTGTACAGGTAATCTGCactggggaaaggaggaaggcagggcCTGACTCTGCCCTGGAGAAGCAGAACAAGATAGAAGAGAGGCAAACCTGCATATCTGaaagctgctgcactgctgaaGAACCAGGCTCTTGCAGCAGGCAAAGCTGTGTGCGGCATGCAAGAACAAGGCTGCTGTAAACACAGTCCTCCACACATCAGAGGCCTTTATGAACCAAGAGACTGCATGGAACAGTACAGCCACTTTTCACCAAGAGATACAGCCTTGCTGTGTATGCCAACCAGGCACTATTCagattttagaaataaaattcttcataataataaaaatttaaaaaaacacaatgTGGAGCACTACATGAGAATGACAACAAATATACAATGCaaatcaattttaaattaagaaaaaaggaaagagtgtAGTGACCAGCCATGTAGCAGTCAGGCCCCTTCATAGGCCACACACTCACAATTAtcagaaaaagccccaaaagtAGCAGGAGGAATCAAAGGACAAGTGATGCAAAAACAGCCACTAACCCACCCCCCATAAACAAAGTGTACATACCAAAAGAATGAAGAACATAAAGAACACAAATGTAGTGAAATAAATGGGTCCCAAAATTCGATTCGCTTCTTCAACCTCTGTGAAGTTGAAGTCTCCCAAAATGATGCAGAACTGAGtaaatcttaaaaaacaaaacacatccaGGAGTTGAAGAAAACATCATTGGAGCTGTGTGAGGATTCTCAAACTATTTTACTCTAGCAGTGTGACTGATGGGCTGCAGAGAGGTCTGCACTGCTGTAACACTTGATCAGGCACTGCAAAAACAATTCATCAAGCACATGTATAGGCATAACCAAACTCACAGGTGCCacacagagaacaaaaccaTGGTGGTTACTTCTCCCTTTTGGTCACAATAGGAAGCAGAGCAAACTAATAATTACTACTGTGAAGCTTTGAGACCCACTCCCATCTCTGTCACACACATAAAACCGCAAACCTCTCCCTCTAAGCTGGAAAAAGCTTGGCACTTCACAGCACCATCAGCATATTTCAAGTTCCTTCACTTTTCTGCAAGAAACTCTTTGCAACACTGCCCCAGTGTAAGGGGGCAGGGGAAATCAGTGACTGAACAACCTGTTAATTGCCTCAGTTACAATCAGGTTATGTTGTACTAAATCGACCAAGAAAAAACTGATTAGCAACCTTATACGAagacttctctctctcctgGATTCCAGATACTTACAACTTTTGTGGTTGGCTAAGATGAACTCTGTTTGAGTCAAGCAGCTTTGAACACCATCAGGAACACAGCCTTATAATGCATCCAACATTTCAGTAAGCATTTAACCACTGAACATGGAGTCATTGCTTTGTCTAGGAATGCAACCAACTGCTGTAAAAATCATGTCACACCAACCAAACAATGTCATTTTTAGCTCACTGCTCTGACTATAGCATATTCTTAATCTCACAGCATTAACACTGAgataaaaatgttacaaaaatgtgtttgctaCCAGGCTATATCAACAGTGCTGTGCCTGTAGCTTATCTGTTTAGATGGATGTCACAGGATTTGCCTCTGATAAAGCAACCAATTTACCAATGCACtgaaatctttgctttttttatacCTGTACTTACATGCAGTCCTGGAAAGTGCTGAAGTCATCAATTTGAGTGCCGAAGACAAGATAGGCCAACTGAGCATAtgctaagaaaataataaaaaacataaTGGCAAAGCCAATGACATCTTTGACGCAGCGAGACATCGTGGTGGATAACTGGCTCATTGTTCTGTTGAAGTTAACAAATTTGAAAAgctgttaaaggaaaaaagaaaagaaaatgctgtaaagCCAAGGAAGACAATTTCTGAACCTAATTGCTCTCCAGCCTTTACATGAGATGTCTTATTGAACACGACTGGAGACAAAGCAGTATCCAGTAAGAATTACTAACTTATCAATTGAGGAATAATACAAACATTTCTTAACATGTCTGCTGACAAAACACAAGCACTGACTATATCTTCTAGACCTAAACAAGAGCTGACTAATCCTGTGGCAAATTACAACCTTGCTTTTCATCTGCCAGAAGTTATCCCTGCGTTCTGACTTTCACACATGATTGACTTTGGGAGAAACATGAGTAAACCTCAAATAATGTGTTTCATGAAACTCAGGATACTGCTTACATTCTAATGTTGGAATAAGGACGTGTGTCTTGGAGTTACCTTGATCCAGACAAAAAACACAGTGACTGCAGCAATGTTGTTGAATTGCATTTGCCAGTATGCCAAAGGTTCAAAATTGGGGAATGAGTTCTGatcttccagcagcttcttcaGGAGCATATCAACAGTTGATGTCCTATAGATGCTAATTCCTATAGCTACCACAGACAGCTGAGGACAAAAGAAACATACAAATTTACAAAAGATGATTAGGGTTTTACAACAACTTGTTTGAGCCATGTACGTCAGATAAAGTCAAGATATGAGGAATTTGTGCATTTCACAAGAAAACCATTATAGTCCTGGACTACAAATAGTCTGGGAGTAAGATCTAGAAGTCATTTCTTTGCCACAGGTGAAGAACAAGACGACCGTGACACGTAGCAGGCTTAGAAAAGTGATGCtgtcacagagaagaaaatataagGAAGGAAATATGACAACTCCAGAAGACAAGGgtgaaaacaaagagcagaaaaacagcaacagccaaaaaagccccacagtTTCTCCAGAGCACAGACTGACCAGTATTGCTCAGAACAAACAACaacagagaagctgcagttttACCATAGAGGTTTCTTGCTTTGACTTCAGCAAATGAGCTGTTTGTTACTGTAAGTGAACACTTCACCATACAGAGAGAATCATAACTACATAATCCTACATTTAAACAATGCCCCTCAGGCAAGGCGTAAACACAGAATTTTGACCTTTGTGTGAACCGAATTTTACACCCACACTTGAATACTCTTCACTGACTGTAACAGCAAAGCATCTTATCCCTGCCCCTACCATTAAGTGTAAAGAACAGCACACAATTCATGTAAACATCCTCCTAAACAGCCCTTCATTTACAAAGCACTGTTATGCAAATATGATTTCTTTCGATTACAAACACTAACTTCAAGACTTGAAACCTTTGATTCATCCAAGCCTGAAGATAGAAAACAAGTGTGGGACTGGAACTGTTTCAGCACTTCTGGCTTTGTATACTTTTGGTAAGCACAGCTTGATATGAGTCCAGAGAGAATTATACTACGCAGCTTTAAATCCAAAGCTCGTATTTCTGGGACACTAAGATTACTGATGTGCAACACTGTCCAATTAACCAAGACAGCTACTAGCACTCTACATTTTTGAGACACTTCTTCAAACTCGGTATTAGCTGGTGAGTATTCAATACCACAGTAAAGCTCTTTGTGGTTCTTTGCACACATACTCAAATCCCAGTCCCATTCCTCAATATGCAAATAACTTCTTTAAAGCAGATGATTTTCTTACTTGAAAGCCAGTGCAATAGTCTGTACCAGATATCTAGAAGAGAGGGCAAGTTTGTCACCTCCAATAAAAGCTATGTCTGTATAAACAAAAACTGTGAAAAAGCACAATGGACAAATACTCTAACTTTGCACCAGGTTGAAACCACTGAAGACAAAACAACCAACTTTGCAAAACACACCAACATTGCAACACAGACTAAAATTGTCTTACTCAGACTGAATAGCCTAATAGGTCTGTAAGCATCCTTCCTAATGATGGTCCTATCCCTTAAACGCACAATAGGAACACTGAGTAATTAATGTCTCCCACAAAGTGCATTTTAGAAAGCAATTTTAGCCTTATTACAAAGGTTACTTACCACAATGATAAGGATATCAAGGCAATTCCAAAGacttctgaaatactgcagtCTATGAATGCGAATTTCTAAGACCTCTTCCACCATATAATAGAGAACAAAAAGACAGAATGACATTTCACAGGCTGc is from Corvus moneduloides isolate bCorMon1 chromosome 5, bCorMon1.pri, whole genome shotgun sequence and encodes:
- the PKD2 gene encoding polycystin-2 isoform X2, which codes for MEESNTSRERYLKSVLRELITYMIFLVVLCVLTYGTVSSSMYYYTRVMSQLFLETPVSKTERTDFKTLSTMDDFWKFAEGPLLDGLYWEMWYNNKTMAENKSFIYYENLLLGVPRIRQLKVRNGSCSIPEDLKDEIKDCYDVYSVANEDTAPFGLRNGTAWTYTSEKDLNGSSHWGLIATYSGAGYYQDLSRTREVTALQIASLKKNLWLDRGTRAAFIDFSVYNANINLFCVVRLLVEFPATGGLVTSWQFQPVRLIHYISTFDFFLAACEMSFCLFVLYYMVEEVLEIRIHRLQYFRSLWNCLDILIIVLSVVAIGISIYRTSTVDMLLKKLLEDQNSFPNFEPLAYWQMQFNNIAAVTVFFVWIKLFKFVNFNRTMSQLSTTMSRCVKDVIGFAIMFFIIFLAYAQLAYLVFGTQIDDFSTFQDCIFTQFCIILGDFNFTEVEEANRILGPIYFTTFVFFMFFILLNMFLAIINDTYSEVKSDMAQQKAEMELSDLIRKGYNKAMIKLKLKKTTVDDISESLRQGGGKLNFDELRQDLKGKGHTDAEIEAIFTKYDQDGDQELTEHEHQQMRDDLEKERDLDLERSSLPRPLSSRSFPRSLDDSEEDEDEDSGHSSRRRGSSSSGVSYEEFQVLMRRVDRMEHSIGSIVSKIDAVIVKLEAMERAKLKRRDVLGRLLDGVTEDERLGRDNEIHREQMERLVREELERWESDDTASQMSHRLGTPLGLNGQPRSRNSRPSSSQSDGIDAGAGNGGNNIHV